In a single window of the Vicia villosa cultivar HV-30 ecotype Madison, WI unplaced genomic scaffold, Vvil1.0 ctg.002294F_1_1, whole genome shotgun sequence genome:
- the LOC131638376 gene encoding E3 ubiquitin-protein ligase MIEL1-like, with protein MEGSAVERLDFGKMGYGCNHYRRRCRIRAPCCNEVYSCRHCHNETTSMLKNPIDHHELVRQDVEQVVCSVCDTEQPVAQVCTNCGIKMGEYFCDICKFFDDDTGKQQFHCDDCGICRVGGSENYFHCKKCGSCYSIALRDNHLCVENSMRHHCPICYEYLFDSLKDTIVMKCGHTMHGECHHEMLKHNKYYCPICSKSVIDMSMTWKRIDAEIEATTMPDDYRNKKVWILCNDCNDTTEVSFHIVGHKCVHCSSYNTRMIAPPVLPQ; from the exons ATGGAAGGCTCTGCAGTTGAACGTCTGGATTTCGGGAAGATGGGATATGG GTGCAACCATTACAGGAGAAGATGCAGGATTCGTGCTCCTTGTTGCAATGAAGTTTACTCATGCCGTCATTGTCATAACGAAACAACT AGCATGTTGAAAAACCCTATTGATCACCACGAACTCGTTCGGCAGGATGTTGAACAA GTTGTTTGTTCCGTTTGTGACACAGAGCAACCA GTTGCTCAAGTTTGCACTAACTGTGGTATTAAAATGGGAGAATATTTCTGTGATATCTGCAAATTCTTTGATGATGAT ACGGGAAAACAACAGTTTCATTGTGATGATTGTGGGATCTGCAG AGTTGGCGGAAGTGAGAATTATTTCCATTGCAAGAAGTGCG GCTCTTGTTATTCAATTGCTCTGCGTGATAATCATTTATGCGTGGAGAACTCCATGAGGCATCATTGTCCAATTTGTTATGAG TACCTTTTTGACTCATTGAAAGACACTATTGTTATGAAATGTGGTCACACAATGCATGGTGAATGTCACCATGAGATGTTAAAGCACAACAA GTACTATTGTCCCATATGTTCCAAGTCTGTGATAGATATGTCTATGACATGGAAGAGAATTGATGCAGAG ATTGAAGCAACCACCATGCCTGATGATTATCGTAATAAAAAG GTTTGGATACTCTGCAATGATTGCAACGATACAACTGAAGTTTCCTTCCATATTGTTGGACATAAATGCGTTCACTGCAGTTCATATAATACTCGCATGATTGCTCCTCCCGTTCTTCCGCAATAG